The following coding sequences are from one Heptranchias perlo isolate sHepPer1 chromosome 13, sHepPer1.hap1, whole genome shotgun sequence window:
- the LOC137331332 gene encoding uncharacterized protein — protein MKKQRTMTVSKYCLKKLSDSTYWITIAALNVILFELAELCKCFQKSCLTTIEAVQLMRAKIRRIKGQYFSETVFWCNTVKNLIASCTRDEPFKGDSILMFVSLLYDHLEKRFPENELNEWSAFDFASLAPEQISYEFGTENIEKLVDKHRQILILGQVRSSGQNIMDEKQLIVSQYNDYKYLIAEKIETSLRTFQDLVTFTLKNSEQYNVVSQLVDIWATFQASSADCEHGFSLMNNIKTKS, from the coding sequence ATGAAGAAACAGAGAACAATGACAGTTTCCAAGTATTGCCTGAAGAAGCTCTCAGACTCTACTTACTGGATCACTATAGCGGCATTGAATGTTATTCTGTTTGAGCTAGCAGAATTGTGCAAATGCTTTCAGAAGAGCTGTTTAACAACAATCGAAGCTGTACAATTAATGAGGGCCAAGATCCGCAGGATCAAAGGACAGTATTTCAGCGAGACAGTCTTCTGGTGCAACACAGTGAAAAATCTAATTGCGTCATGCACAAGAGATGAACCATTCAAGGGAGATTCCATTCTGATGTTCGTTTCCCTACTATATGATCATCTGGAAAAAAGGTTCCCAGAAAATGAACTCAATGAATGGTCCGCTTTTGATTTTGCTTCACTTGCACCAGAACAAATCAGCTATGAATTTGGCACTGAGAACATTGAAAAGCTGGTTGACAAACACAGACAAATCCTGATCCTTGGTCAAGTAAGGTCTTCTGGGCAAAACATCATGGATGAGAAGCAGCTCATTGTGAGCCAATACAATGACTACAAGTATTTAATTGCAGAGAAGATTGAAACATCATTGAGAACATTTCAGGACCTGGTGACTTTCACTCTAAAAAATTCAGAGCAGTACAATGTGGTTTCACAACTAGTGGATATATGGGCAACATTTCAAGCTTCAAGTGCTGATTGTGAGCATGGCTTCAGCCttatgaataatataaaaacaaaatcatGA